From a single Micromonospora carbonacea genomic region:
- a CDS encoding DEAD/DEAH box helicase, translated as MTPMPTLRGYQREAVDAVVAALTDGGRGQVRAACGSGKSIVAVHAGVRLCPSGLVVVAVPSLTLLAQTLNVWVRAGAAARVLAVCGDGGVADEAVRVVDLTCPVTTDAAQIAGWARQHDAASGLSLVLVTHRSADTVGRGLNVAGVAADLLIVDEAHHTAGWAGKHGALVHRDEHLPARRRLYMSATPRLLPARLRTGGDGDDVLSMDETAVFGPVCYTYSFAQAISDGWLDDYRVLAIGVTSAQALEMLRDLDPAAVVDARAAPLRTVVVQTALIRAAAEFGLRRILVFTPRVQASREFARTLPAAVQSLPAGERPKGRLTVGHVDGTQSITQRRLHLRRLADPPEDGWTVLSNARCLGEGVDVPAVDAIVLTAPKESPVDVVQVVGRAVRRNPAGSGIATILLPVLLPDDPADMTSDLTGTMTRWATLLQTLRALRAHDSALAADLDLQRAHTGTGAAELPPRLLVRLPDGYASEQLLRHLTVRVLEETTPDWMVGYGALRDFHADHGHTRVPTGHLRHGVRLDRWVFRQRADHKAGRLAQDRVDYLNALGFHWEPREGIWARGLTYARRFHAEHGHLHVPHGHVLDGFDLYTWLWQQRAARRAGTLPTDRVADLDALGIDWSIRAAHHDGYAAARRFHAEHGHLDVPFGHTVNGIDLYRWLSARRVDHQKGALSAERARALEALGIHWSLREAAWQRNLAAATAYYQREGHLHPRKGHDGPGVDLAKWLSKQRAARRAGTLTDRQIAALDAIGMQWEIPSGGARTRQVTARRRASTPDPPPAGPTPAHQSTPPTEQP; from the coding sequence ATGACGCCGATGCCGACGCTGCGCGGCTACCAGCGGGAGGCCGTCGACGCGGTGGTCGCGGCGCTGACGGACGGCGGACGTGGTCAGGTACGGGCGGCCTGCGGCAGCGGGAAGTCGATCGTGGCTGTGCACGCGGGGGTCCGGCTGTGTCCCTCAGGGCTGGTGGTGGTGGCCGTGCCGTCGCTGACCCTGCTGGCCCAGACATTGAACGTGTGGGTCCGGGCGGGTGCGGCCGCCCGGGTGCTGGCGGTGTGCGGCGACGGCGGTGTCGCCGACGAAGCGGTGCGGGTGGTGGACCTGACCTGCCCGGTGACCACCGACGCGGCGCAGATCGCCGGGTGGGCGAGGCAGCACGATGCGGCGTCGGGGTTGAGTCTGGTGCTGGTCACGCACCGGTCGGCGGACACCGTGGGCAGGGGCCTGAACGTCGCCGGGGTGGCCGCCGACCTGCTGATCGTGGACGAGGCGCACCACACGGCCGGTTGGGCGGGCAAGCACGGTGCGCTGGTGCACCGTGACGAGCATCTGCCGGCGCGGCGGCGGCTGTACATGTCGGCCACGCCCCGGCTGCTGCCGGCCAGGCTCCGCACCGGCGGCGACGGTGACGACGTGCTGTCGATGGATGAGACGGCGGTGTTCGGGCCCGTCTGCTACACGTACTCGTTCGCGCAGGCCATCAGTGACGGCTGGCTGGACGACTACCGGGTCCTCGCCATCGGGGTCACGTCCGCGCAGGCGTTGGAGATGCTGCGGGATCTGGACCCGGCCGCGGTGGTCGATGCGCGGGCCGCGCCGTTGCGGACGGTGGTGGTGCAGACCGCCCTGATCCGGGCCGCGGCGGAGTTCGGTCTCCGGCGGATATTGGTGTTCACGCCCCGGGTGCAGGCCAGCCGGGAGTTCGCCCGCACACTGCCGGCCGCCGTGCAGTCGCTGCCTGCCGGCGAACGGCCGAAGGGCCGGCTGACGGTGGGACACGTCGACGGCACCCAGAGCATCACCCAGCGGCGCCTGCACCTGCGACGGCTGGCCGACCCGCCCGAGGACGGATGGACGGTGCTGTCCAACGCGCGGTGCCTGGGCGAGGGCGTGGACGTGCCCGCCGTGGACGCGATCGTGCTCACCGCACCGAAGGAATCCCCCGTGGACGTCGTCCAGGTGGTGGGGCGGGCGGTGCGCCGCAATCCGGCCGGGTCCGGCATCGCCACCATCCTGCTTCCGGTGCTGCTGCCGGACGACCCCGCCGACATGACCTCCGACCTGACCGGGACCATGACCCGCTGGGCGACCCTGCTGCAGACGCTGCGGGCGTTGCGGGCCCACGACAGCGCTCTGGCGGCCGACCTCGACCTCCAACGCGCCCACACCGGCACCGGGGCCGCGGAGTTGCCGCCGCGGCTGCTGGTCCGCCTGCCCGACGGATACGCGTCCGAGCAGTTGCTGCGGCACCTGACGGTGCGGGTGCTGGAGGAGACCACCCCCGACTGGATGGTCGGCTACGGTGCCCTGCGCGACTTCCACGCCGACCACGGCCACACCCGGGTTCCGACCGGTCACCTCCGGCATGGGGTCCGCCTCGACCGGTGGGTCTTCCGGCAGCGCGCCGACCATAAGGCCGGCCGCCTGGCCCAGGACCGCGTCGATTACCTGAACGCGCTCGGCTTCCACTGGGAACCCCGGGAAGGAATCTGGGCCCGCGGGCTCACCTACGCGCGACGGTTCCACGCCGAGCACGGACACCTGCACGTCCCCCACGGCCACGTCCTCGACGGGTTCGACCTCTACACCTGGCTGTGGCAGCAACGCGCGGCCCGCCGCGCCGGCACCCTGCCCACCGACCGGGTCGCCGACCTCGACGCCCTGGGCATCGACTGGAGCATCCGAGCAGCCCACCACGACGGGTACGCCGCCGCCCGCCGGTTCCACGCCGAACACGGCCACCTCGACGTTCCCTTCGGCCACACCGTCAACGGCATCGACCTCTACCGTTGGCTCTCCGCCCGACGCGTCGACCACCAGAAGGGGGCCCTCAGTGCCGAGCGGGCCCGCGCCCTGGAAGCACTGGGCATCCACTGGTCCCTCCGCGAGGCCGCCTGGCAGCGCAACCTCGCAGCGGCCACCGCCTACTACCAGCGCGAAGGCCATCTACATCCCCGCAAGGGCCACGACGGCCCCGGCGTGGACCTGGCGAAATGGCTCAGCAAGCAACGTGCCGCCCGTCGCGCCGGCACCCTGACCGACCGGCAGATCGCCGCGCTCGATGCCATCGGCATGCAGTGGGAGATCCCCTCCGGCGGGGCCCGTACCCGCCAGGTCACCGCCCGTCGCCGGGCTAGCACCCCGGACCCGCCCCCAGCAGGCCCCACGCCTGCCCACCAGAGCACCCCACCCACGGAGCAACCATGA
- a CDS encoding FAD-binding oxidoreductase: MTPPAAYPADLRASWADVTPHLRRATDHFSSLLADRRMRLLPERDAQTFLATVGHLIAGGDNHAGRTALLAAFAPTYRHLGLQPYHHQTLVDALTATIVRYAPTTWTSTIAEQWRRHGHHVLSLIHRAAHRLTTTLPWTPAQIIGRDPATDTTTVLTLRPRRRLHYEPGQALPVTTPHRPGTWRWYSPANAPRPDGTIELHVRAVPDGPVSPLLTHHAAVGEYVWLGPPYHAGLTLDPDHHGDLLLAAGGTGLAPLRAIVEHLTTTGAANGRQRRVTLIVGARTLEDLYDSITLDTLQTTHHEWLTIRPTFTDDPLVDPAAQGDVLTAVLDHYRPSHHVHVAGPPALIDHARHRLPLAGIPADHLHLAETFTRPTSPAVEPTGGTRFSRREDTTTRRKAAPLR; this comes from the coding sequence GTGACACCGCCCGCCGCCTATCCAGCCGACCTCCGCGCATCCTGGGCCGACGTCACACCCCACCTGCGCCGCGCCACCGACCACTTCTCGTCCCTCCTGGCTGACCGACGGATGAGGCTGCTGCCCGAACGTGATGCACAAACGTTCCTGGCCACCGTCGGTCACCTGATCGCCGGTGGTGACAACCACGCGGGGCGCACCGCCCTGCTCGCCGCGTTCGCCCCCACCTACCGGCACCTGGGCCTGCAGCCCTACCACCACCAGACGCTCGTTGACGCCCTCACCGCCACCATCGTCCGCTACGCGCCCACCACTTGGACGTCCACGATCGCCGAACAGTGGCGCCGTCACGGCCACCACGTCCTCAGCCTCATCCACCGCGCCGCCCACCGCCTCACCACCACACTCCCGTGGACCCCCGCGCAGATCATCGGCCGCGACCCGGCAACCGACACCACCACTGTGCTCACCCTGCGTCCCCGCCGCCGCCTGCACTACGAACCCGGCCAGGCCCTCCCCGTCACCACACCCCACCGACCCGGCACTTGGAGGTGGTACTCCCCCGCCAACGCACCCCGCCCCGACGGCACCATCGAGCTCCACGTCCGCGCTGTCCCCGACGGACCCGTCTCACCGCTTCTCACCCACCACGCCGCCGTCGGGGAGTACGTGTGGCTCGGCCCGCCCTACCACGCCGGACTCACCCTCGACCCCGACCACCACGGTGACCTTCTCCTCGCCGCTGGCGGCACCGGCCTGGCGCCCCTTCGCGCCATCGTCGAGCACCTCACCACCACCGGCGCCGCCAACGGCCGGCAGCGGCGGGTCACCCTCATCGTCGGTGCCCGCACCCTCGAAGACCTCTACGACAGCATCACCCTCGACACCCTCCAGACGACTCACCACGAGTGGCTGACCATCAGACCCACCTTCACCGACGACCCCCTCGTCGACCCGGCCGCCCAGGGTGACGTGCTCACCGCCGTCCTCGACCACTACCGGCCCAGCCACCACGTCCACGTCGCCGGCCCACCCGCACTCATCGACCACGCCCGCCACCGACTCCCCCTCGCCGGTATCCCCGCCGACCACCTCCACCTCGCCGAAACCTTCACCCGCCCCACTTCACCCGCCGTAGAACCAACCGGCGGCACCAGGTTCTCCCGACGGGAGGACACCACCACGCGCCGCAAGGCGGCCCCGCTGCGGTGA
- a CDS encoding GOLPH3/VPS74 family protein, producing MLAHDDDTGRLHVHRRALALGLAGAVLIDLHLAARVTVDPPDPTSPVPGQRLRLRTDRPVGDLIADAALTSLHPTRTAPPLRTWLRHFAVDLYDRTRAGLVATGILRPHRQRRLAGITHRHTYLPTHCKWSVVPRARLCYLAQGREQPNDHTAALAGLVAVLGLTTHLYLDNDPTTLTTRLTTIANQHHRPVRDITAAVDASIGDLATATYR from the coding sequence ATGCTCGCCCACGACGACGACACCGGCCGCCTGCACGTACACCGCCGGGCCCTCGCCCTCGGCCTCGCCGGCGCCGTCCTGATCGACCTGCACCTCGCCGCACGGGTCACCGTCGACCCACCCGACCCCACCAGCCCCGTGCCCGGCCAACGGCTGCGCCTGCGCACCGACCGACCCGTCGGCGACCTCATCGCCGACGCCGCCCTCACCTCACTGCACCCCACCCGCACCGCCCCACCCCTGCGGACCTGGCTGCGGCACTTCGCCGTCGACCTCTACGACCGCACCCGCGCCGGACTCGTCGCCACCGGAATCCTGCGCCCACACCGCCAACGACGCCTCGCCGGCATCACCCACCGCCACACCTACCTACCCACCCACTGCAAGTGGTCCGTCGTGCCCCGCGCCCGACTCTGCTACCTCGCCCAGGGTCGCGAACAACCCAACGACCACACCGCCGCACTCGCCGGCCTCGTCGCCGTCCTCGGCCTGACCACCCACCTGTACCTCGACAACGACCCCACCACCCTGACCACACGCCTCACCACCATCGCCAACCAGCACCACCGACCCGTACGGGACATCACCGCCGCGGTCGACGCCAGCATCGGCGACCTCGCCACCGCCACCTACCGCTGA
- a CDS encoding acetamidase/formamidase family protein, with the protein MTGMDRIVYRPGPGELAHTFGARLPVAHVRCGDVLEVFTQDCFGGLVRGPADLPSRVCRMPYLNPVSGPFFVEDAEPGDTLAVHIAAITPATDWGVSTTFPHFGALTSTSRTATLQPPLPERVWVYGIDQQARTVRFQATSSDHTVNLPLEPMIGTIGVAPTGFEARSTLVPDSHGGNLDTPQLRAGVTLFLGVNVHGAMLALGDGHARQGEGEACGAAVEIATVTTLLVEVVKGVTTPWPRLETDTSLMSVGCARPLEDAYRIAHHDLVGWTSTLTGLDTLDAYQLVSQAGRAPVGNVCDPNYTILAAIDKALLPTPAHAYQDAHRRLRRLAAETR; encoded by the coding sequence GTGACCGGCATGGACCGGATCGTGTACCGGCCGGGCCCGGGGGAACTGGCGCACACCTTCGGCGCGCGTCTGCCCGTCGCCCACGTCCGCTGCGGGGACGTGCTGGAGGTGTTCACGCAGGACTGCTTCGGTGGGCTGGTGCGGGGCCCGGCGGACCTGCCGTCGCGGGTGTGCCGCATGCCGTACCTGAACCCGGTGTCCGGGCCGTTCTTCGTCGAGGACGCCGAGCCCGGCGACACCCTCGCCGTGCACATCGCCGCGATCACCCCCGCCACGGACTGGGGGGTGTCGACGACGTTCCCGCACTTCGGGGCGCTGACCTCGACCTCCCGCACCGCCACCCTGCAACCCCCGCTGCCCGAACGGGTGTGGGTGTACGGGATCGACCAGCAGGCCCGCACCGTACGGTTCCAGGCCACGAGCAGCGACCACACGGTGAATCTGCCACTGGAGCCGATGATCGGCACGATCGGCGTCGCACCCACAGGATTCGAGGCCCGCTCCACGCTCGTGCCCGACTCCCACGGCGGGAACCTCGACACCCCGCAGCTACGCGCCGGTGTCACCCTCTTCCTCGGGGTCAACGTGCACGGGGCGATGCTCGCCCTCGGCGACGGACACGCCCGCCAGGGCGAAGGCGAGGCCTGCGGCGCCGCCGTGGAGATCGCCACCGTCACCACCCTCCTCGTCGAGGTCGTCAAAGGCGTGACGACACCCTGGCCGCGGCTGGAGACCGACACCTCACTCATGTCGGTCGGCTGCGCCCGCCCCCTGGAGGACGCCTACCGCATCGCCCACCACGACCTCGTCGGCTGGACCAGCACCCTGACCGGCCTGGACACCCTCGACGCCTACCAACTCGTGTCCCAGGCCGGCCGCGCACCCGTCGGCAACGTCTGCGACCCCAACTACACGATCCTCGCCGCCATCGACAAAGCCCTGCTCCCCACACCCGCGCACGCCTACCAGGACGCGCACCGCCGGCTACGGCGGCTCGCCGCCGAAACACGGTAG
- a CDS encoding APC family permease: protein MHEQNELGRYGYRQELARGLRFRDLVAYGLVYMVPIAPMAIFGSVYAGSGGMVALAYVVGVVALVFTAFSYAQMVRAFPMSGSVYNYAGRGIGAPVGFLAGWVILLDYVLVPGLLYLVASVAMHASVPSVPVWCWLLGFVVVNTVVNSVGIRMTALVTRVMLVGELLVLAVFLVVAAGALAAGKGRLSWGAFYDSDTFGWSVVAGAVSIAVLSFLGFDGISMLAEESRGGPRQVGRAMAAVLILAGVLFVGQTWLAAMLVADPGRLLAEGDPAGTAFYDVARVAGEGWLATVCAVATAVAWGLPNSMVAQVATSRLLYAMARDRQLPGFLARVSPRRGVPVNATLLTGVVSLVLGLYMAGRADGVTVLSSLVNFGAMVAFLVLHVSVVVHHLVRRRSRNWWAHLVMPVLGFTVLAYVVVHANIAAQRAGLAWLAVGLVVLACLYATGRRPVLSGLVPARPAGSDLERV from the coding sequence ATGCATGAGCAGAACGAGTTGGGCCGCTACGGCTATCGGCAGGAACTGGCCAGAGGGCTGAGGTTCCGGGATCTGGTGGCGTACGGGCTGGTGTACATGGTGCCGATCGCGCCGATGGCGATCTTCGGGAGTGTGTACGCGGGGTCGGGTGGGATGGTGGCGTTGGCGTACGTGGTGGGTGTGGTGGCGTTGGTGTTCACCGCGTTCTCGTACGCGCAGATGGTGCGGGCGTTTCCGATGTCGGGCAGCGTCTACAACTACGCGGGGCGTGGGATCGGCGCGCCGGTGGGGTTCCTGGCGGGGTGGGTGATCCTGCTGGACTACGTGCTGGTGCCGGGCCTGTTGTATCTGGTGGCGTCGGTGGCGATGCACGCGAGTGTGCCGTCGGTGCCGGTGTGGTGTTGGCTGCTGGGCTTCGTGGTGGTGAACACGGTGGTCAACTCGGTCGGGATCCGGATGACGGCGTTGGTCACGCGGGTCATGCTGGTCGGTGAGCTGCTGGTGTTGGCGGTGTTCCTGGTCGTCGCGGCCGGTGCCCTCGCCGCGGGCAAGGGCCGGTTGAGCTGGGGGGCGTTCTACGACTCCGACACGTTCGGCTGGTCGGTGGTGGCCGGGGCGGTGTCGATCGCGGTGTTGTCGTTCCTGGGGTTCGACGGCATCTCCATGCTCGCCGAGGAGAGCAGGGGCGGGCCCCGGCAGGTCGGGCGGGCGATGGCGGCGGTCCTGATCCTGGCGGGGGTGTTGTTCGTCGGGCAGACGTGGCTGGCGGCGATGCTCGTCGCCGACCCGGGCCGGCTGTTGGCCGAGGGTGATCCGGCGGGGACGGCGTTCTACGACGTGGCGCGGGTCGCGGGCGAGGGTTGGTTGGCGACGGTGTGCGCGGTGGCGACGGCGGTCGCGTGGGGGTTGCCGAACTCGATGGTGGCTCAGGTCGCGACGAGCCGGCTGCTCTACGCCATGGCGCGGGACCGGCAGTTGCCCGGGTTCCTGGCGCGGGTGTCGCCCCGGCGGGGTGTGCCGGTCAACGCGACCCTGCTCACCGGTGTGGTGTCCCTGGTGCTGGGCTTGTACATGGCGGGTCGGGCGGACGGGGTGACGGTGTTGTCGTCGCTGGTCAACTTCGGGGCGATGGTGGCGTTCCTGGTGTTGCACGTGTCGGTGGTGGTGCACCACCTCGTCCGTCGGCGTAGCCGTAACTGGTGGGCGCACCTGGTCATGCCGGTGCTGGGCTTCACGGTCCTGGCCTACGTGGTGGTGCATGCGAACATCGCCGCCCAGCGGGCCGGGTTGGCGTGGCTCGCGGTGGGGCTGGTGGTCCTCGCCTGCCTGTACGCCACCGGTCGGCGTCCCGTGCTGTCCGGCCTGGTGCCGGCCCGCCCGGCCGGCAGTGACCTGGAGCGGGTGTGA
- a CDS encoding helix-turn-helix transcriptional regulator has translation MARSARSFQREADELRASGWTYRRIASHWRQRYRINPRVAFRLAHGLTQADVARRWNEQWPDADAPKTAKQISYWEIWPGPAGRAPSLDTLNKLAFLYHCAAGDLLGGEDHSHLDAEALRAGTPEAPASRSTSERATGVPLPSGAVLTRVTERVVEDLEILTDTYRHLDYREGSGKVSADVGAHLYRMLEVSNRTTSTGTHRRLLRAAADAAQLAAWLAIDAQRYQQAHGYCRLTISLAEKADDRALHSYGLGVLSQIHLHNGDGRTALSLLGIARDVAGRGVPAAVNSWLGEATGEAYGLLDEPHRGMTALAGAERAFDGVSMDNTPAWLSFFNADCHAARLKGRCLTRLSRPTDATRSLYEALTLLPADFVRERSGTFIDLAIAYTQMNQIEQACHAATEADVLARRTGSERNRKRLRQLLVDLLPWSGLDCVQSLYRQVLIN, from the coding sequence ATGGCGAGGAGCGCGCGCAGTTTCCAGCGGGAGGCCGACGAGCTGCGGGCCAGCGGATGGACGTACCGGCGGATCGCCTCGCACTGGCGGCAGCGGTACCGCATCAACCCGAGGGTGGCGTTCCGCCTCGCCCATGGCCTCACGCAGGCCGACGTGGCGCGCCGCTGGAACGAGCAGTGGCCCGACGCGGACGCGCCTAAGACCGCCAAGCAGATCTCGTACTGGGAGATCTGGCCGGGCCCGGCGGGCCGGGCACCGTCGCTGGACACGCTGAACAAGCTGGCGTTCCTCTACCACTGCGCCGCCGGCGACCTGCTCGGCGGCGAGGACCACAGCCACCTCGATGCGGAGGCCCTCCGGGCGGGCACACCGGAAGCGCCGGCCAGCCGGTCCACCAGCGAACGTGCCACCGGCGTTCCGCTGCCCTCCGGCGCCGTCCTGACACGGGTCACCGAGCGGGTGGTCGAGGATCTGGAGATCCTGACCGACACCTACCGGCATCTCGACTATCGGGAGGGCTCCGGCAAGGTGAGCGCGGATGTCGGCGCCCACCTGTACCGCATGCTGGAGGTCAGCAACCGCACGACGAGCACTGGCACCCACCGCCGGCTGCTACGCGCTGCCGCCGATGCAGCCCAACTCGCCGCCTGGCTCGCCATCGATGCCCAGCGCTACCAGCAGGCGCACGGGTACTGCCGCCTCACCATCTCGCTCGCGGAGAAGGCGGACGACCGGGCCCTGCACTCGTACGGCCTGGGCGTCCTGAGCCAGATCCACCTCCACAACGGGGACGGCCGCACCGCGCTCAGCCTGCTCGGCATCGCCCGGGACGTCGCCGGCCGAGGCGTCCCGGCCGCCGTCAACTCCTGGCTTGGCGAGGCCACCGGGGAGGCGTACGGGCTCCTCGACGAGCCCCACCGGGGGATGACCGCCCTGGCCGGGGCCGAACGGGCCTTCGACGGCGTCAGCATGGACAACACCCCCGCCTGGTTGAGCTTCTTTAACGCCGACTGCCACGCCGCCCGTCTCAAGGGCCGCTGCCTGACCCGGCTGAGCCGCCCCACCGACGCGACCCGGTCGCTCTACGAGGCGCTGACCCTGCTGCCCGCCGACTTCGTGCGGGAGCGCTCCGGCACGTTCATCGACCTCGCCATCGCGTACACGCAGATGAACCAGATCGAACAGGCCTGCCATGCCGCCACCGAGGCCGACGTGCTCGCCCGACGTACCGGATCCGAGCGCAACCGCAAGCGGCTACGCCAACTCCTCGTCGACCTGCTGCCCTGGAGTGGTCTCGACTGCGTGCAGAGCCTGTACCGGCAGGTCCTGATTAACTAG
- a CDS encoding DMT family transporter encodes MTRRSWIDLVVLSALWGAVYPLITVALRDLPPALVVLGRVLLAALLLLPLAVRRDALRPVWRNPRAIIETVLVQSTAPLLLLTYGQQYVSASVAGILVGAQPLFVALLALRFAPDERPQGWRGLTGIILGLAGLVMLFGVDLSGGRTALLGGTLILAAALCYAAGAMMIHRRYAEAPPLGVATSAMLVTTAAVVVPASVTAPIRLPGVDATAALLVLGIVCTGATLALFYALIIRVGPARAALAFYLSPAFAVAFGVIFLREQISLAAILGLGAIVVGSVLAAHHSEPTPQRTKEADAEHGDTGHESDSELGDAG; translated from the coding sequence GTGACCCGCCGCTCCTGGATCGACCTCGTCGTCCTGTCCGCCCTCTGGGGCGCGGTATACCCGCTCATCACCGTCGCCCTGCGCGATCTCCCGCCCGCGCTCGTCGTCCTCGGACGCGTGCTGCTCGCCGCGCTGCTGCTGCTTCCCCTCGCGGTACGCCGGGACGCACTCCGCCCCGTCTGGCGAAACCCCCGGGCGATCATCGAGACCGTGCTCGTGCAGTCCACCGCCCCGCTGCTGCTGCTCACCTACGGGCAGCAGTACGTCTCAGCCAGCGTCGCCGGCATCCTTGTCGGCGCACAACCACTGTTCGTCGCGCTCCTCGCCCTCCGGTTCGCACCCGACGAACGCCCGCAGGGCTGGCGGGGCCTGACCGGGATAATCCTCGGCCTGGCCGGGCTGGTCATGCTCTTCGGCGTCGACCTGAGCGGAGGCCGGACGGCGCTGCTCGGCGGCACGCTCATCCTCGCCGCCGCGCTGTGCTACGCCGCCGGCGCCATGATGATCCACCGCCGGTACGCCGAGGCTCCACCTCTCGGCGTCGCCACCTCCGCCATGCTCGTCACCACCGCAGCCGTGGTCGTACCCGCCTCCGTCACAGCCCCCATTCGGCTACCCGGCGTGGACGCGACAGCTGCCCTGCTCGTCCTCGGGATCGTCTGCACCGGCGCGACACTCGCCCTGTTCTACGCACTCATCATCCGCGTCGGCCCCGCCCGCGCGGCACTGGCGTTCTACCTGTCACCCGCCTTCGCCGTCGCCTTCGGCGTGATCTTCCTCCGCGAGCAGATCAGCCTCGCCGCGATCCTCGGGCTCGGCGCGATCGTCGTCGGCTCAGTGCTCGCCGCGCACCACAGCGAGCCGACTCCTCAGCGGACCAAGGAGGCGGATGCTGAACACGGCGACACCGGCCATGAATCCGACTCCGAACTCGGCGACGCTGGGTAG
- a CDS encoding S9 family peptidase produces MASERAFRLPSCLFDAGLREEVRVRAEAADAPIAAADAVRASVSYDQLRIFDGSLYWLETRPDAGGAATLMRWRPGEGTRDAGPANFHIGSAVHAYGGGSFAVVDGDLWCVGEGGLYRRRRGDDELELISPGAMGDLSVGVGELLAVRESEQGDELVAVALTGPPQVRVLAESAGFFGAPRPGPALLAWSWWSERDMPWDACELWAAPYEPGGGIGDPVRVAGGADESAVEPRWGPDGALYFMSDRSGWWNLFRWNGQEVQAVVPVEGECVAEPWELGYASYDFLDDGRIMMAVQQGPRHRLLLVDPSGAATSVELPYTSIKPYVAAHGTAVALIASSPTVAPQVALVHLAADGPRLEVLARSEHARLAGLAVSTPTELRVRVADDREVLALVYPPTGAGPGWRAPVIVRAHPGPTASCLLRLDWQAQFFTSRGFAVVDVDYLGSTGYGRAFRESLYGRWGVDDVDDCRAVAEHLLVTGRAVPGGVFIRGASAGGYTALHAATQDGPFAAATAISAIVDPDRWATTVPRFQRAHALRLRSGAGRVHADAIRRPVLLVHGTVDAVATVDDARDLAAQLTRRGLPHELLLLDGVGHYVATSGHAGAALEAELAHYRSWTGEAGGDPGCYTAAAGS; encoded by the coding sequence GTGGCATCCGAGAGGGCTTTTCGTCTGCCGTCCTGCCTGTTTGACGCCGGGCTGCGCGAGGAGGTGCGCGTGAGGGCGGAGGCCGCCGATGCTCCCATTGCGGCGGCGGACGCGGTGCGGGCATCCGTTAGTTATGACCAGCTTCGAATCTTCGACGGTTCGCTCTATTGGTTGGAGACGCGCCCCGATGCCGGCGGAGCCGCAACCCTGATGCGGTGGCGGCCCGGCGAAGGAACGCGGGACGCGGGTCCCGCGAACTTCCACATCGGCAGCGCGGTGCATGCGTACGGCGGCGGCTCCTTCGCCGTCGTCGACGGCGACCTGTGGTGTGTCGGCGAGGGCGGCCTGTACCGGCGTCGCCGCGGAGATGACGAACTGGAACTGATCAGTCCAGGGGCGATGGGGGACCTGTCCGTCGGTGTGGGCGAGCTGCTGGCCGTGCGGGAGTCCGAGCAGGGTGACGAGCTGGTGGCGGTGGCGCTCACGGGGCCGCCGCAGGTGAGGGTCCTCGCCGAGTCGGCGGGCTTCTTCGGCGCGCCCCGACCAGGGCCGGCCTTGCTGGCGTGGTCGTGGTGGAGCGAGCGGGACATGCCGTGGGATGCCTGCGAGTTGTGGGCGGCGCCCTACGAGCCTGGCGGAGGCATCGGGGATCCCGTGCGGGTCGCGGGCGGGGCAGACGAGTCGGCGGTGGAGCCACGGTGGGGTCCCGACGGCGCGCTCTATTTCATGTCGGACCGCAGTGGCTGGTGGAACCTCTTCCGGTGGAACGGACAGGAGGTCCAGGCCGTCGTCCCCGTCGAGGGTGAGTGCGTGGCGGAGCCCTGGGAACTGGGCTACGCGTCGTATGACTTCCTCGACGACGGACGGATCATGATGGCGGTGCAGCAGGGGCCGCGACACCGCCTGCTCCTCGTCGACCCGTCCGGTGCTGCGACGTCGGTCGAGCTTCCGTACACGTCGATCAAGCCCTACGTGGCGGCGCACGGGACGGCAGTCGCGCTGATCGCCTCGTCACCGACGGTGGCGCCGCAGGTCGCGCTGGTACACCTGGCTGCTGACGGTCCCCGCCTGGAGGTGTTGGCCCGGTCGGAACACGCCCGCCTTGCCGGACTCGCGGTCTCGACGCCGACGGAGCTGCGGGTGCGGGTCGCGGACGACCGCGAGGTCCTGGCCCTGGTGTATCCGCCGACAGGCGCGGGGCCGGGGTGGCGGGCGCCCGTGATCGTCCGTGCGCACCCCGGCCCGACCGCCTCCTGCCTGCTGCGCCTGGACTGGCAGGCGCAGTTCTTCACCAGCCGTGGGTTCGCCGTCGTGGATGTCGACTATCTCGGCAGCACCGGCTACGGGCGGGCGTTCCGCGAGTCGCTGTACGGCCGGTGGGGTGTCGATGACGTCGACGACTGCCGGGCAGTGGCCGAGCACCTGCTGGTAACGGGGCGAGCGGTGCCGGGTGGGGTCTTCATCCGCGGTGCGAGCGCCGGCGGGTACACGGCCCTCCACGCGGCGACGCAGGACGGGCCGTTCGCCGCCGCCACGGCCATCTCGGCGATCGTGGATCCCGACCGGTGGGCGACCACCGTGCCCAGATTCCAGCGCGCCCATGCCCTGCGCCTGCGGAGTGGAGCGGGCCGGGTCCACGCCGACGCGATCCGCCGGCCGGTGCTGCTCGTCCACGGCACCGTCGACGCCGTTGCCACCGTCGACGACGCGCGGGACCTCGCCGCGCAGTTGACCCGCCGCGGCCTGCCACACGAGCTGCTGTTGCTCGACGGCGTCGGTCACTACGTGGCCACCTCCGGACATGCTGGGGCGGCATTGGAGGCTGAGCTGGCCCACTACCGGTCGTGGACGGGCGAGGCCGGCGGGGATCCGGGGTGCTACACCGCTGCCGCTGGCAGCTGA